In Pseudomonadota bacterium, one genomic interval encodes:
- a CDS encoding ATP-binding cassette domain-containing protein: MRVDVDVQQLFRSGGHDFDLNIRFSCDEDITVLFGQSGAGKSLLLKIIAGLQSVRSGKVVINDRVLFDSGKGVEIASRYRNVGYLFQDYALFPHMTVAENIGFSRRSIFSKRLNGIDLDRVEELLEIFQIKDFSKKYPSEISGGQRQRVGVARALLQRPEILLLDEPFSALDPLLRIQMRAELKKIQLIFGIPILLITHDPQDVAELGQRLILITQGLVTDSVDLCGAPYRDSLGAPVRPEIRKILWSAAGITDV; this comes from the coding sequence ATGAGAGTCGACGTAGACGTTCAGCAGCTATTTCGGTCCGGTGGACACGACTTCGATTTAAATATTCGATTCAGTTGCGATGAGGATATTACGGTGCTGTTCGGGCAGTCCGGGGCTGGTAAAAGTCTATTGCTAAAAATAATTGCAGGCTTGCAAAGTGTCAGATCTGGGAAGGTCGTGATTAATGATCGAGTTCTATTTGATTCTGGGAAAGGCGTAGAGATTGCATCACGGTATCGTAACGTGGGCTATTTGTTCCAAGACTATGCATTATTTCCTCACATGACAGTGGCTGAGAATATTGGATTTTCGCGACGTTCCATATTCTCAAAAAGATTGAATGGAATTGATTTGGATCGGGTGGAAGAATTACTCGAAATATTTCAAATTAAGGATTTCTCAAAAAAATATCCATCTGAAATTTCAGGAGGGCAGAGGCAGCGCGTTGGAGTTGCTCGAGCGCTATTACAGCGACCAGAGATTCTTCTTCTCGATGAGCCTTTCTCCGCGCTTGATCCATTATTAAGAATACAGATGAGAGCAGAACTTAAGAAAATTCAATTAATTTTCGGGATTCCGATTTTATTGATCACGCACGACCCGCAGGATGTTGCTGAATTAGGACAAAGGTTGATTCTTATCACTCAGGGTTTAGTCACAGATTCTGTTGATCTTTGTGGGGCACCCTACAGAGATTCTTTAGGCGCTCCCGTGCGACCAGAAATCAGAAAGATATTGTGGAGTGCGGCAGGAATTACGGATGTTTAG
- the modA gene encoding molybdate ABC transporter substrate-binding protein translates to MFSFKKIATFTLLCFVMCRSGYAAKTELLISAASSMTAALQEIIVEFESIYPDIKVATNFAGSGTLLRQIERGAPVDLFLSADQITMQEAISKGLIYKDSVYHVARNRLILVGRDDLSFRVSRISDIVSSKVKRIAIGNPDSVPAGRYARALLIDEDLWDRVSPKLIFTQNVRQCLDYVARGEVDLAFVYVTDIRIPRDGVNGLLTLGSPSTIVYPLGVVNSTKHLKESQRFLEFLKTTKVTSILESLGFVKVLGP, encoded by the coding sequence ATGTTTAGTTTCAAAAAAATTGCGACTTTCACTTTGTTGTGCTTTGTGATGTGTCGGTCTGGTTATGCTGCGAAGACAGAACTACTGATTTCAGCTGCATCGAGTATGACAGCTGCGCTGCAAGAAATTATCGTCGAATTTGAGTCTATATATCCTGATATAAAAGTAGCAACTAACTTTGCCGGATCGGGGACTTTATTAAGGCAAATTGAGCGAGGAGCACCGGTCGATTTATTTTTATCAGCGGATCAGATAACGATGCAAGAAGCAATAAGTAAGGGATTAATTTATAAAGACTCGGTATACCACGTTGCCAGAAATCGACTTATTCTTGTTGGTCGGGATGATTTGTCATTTAGGGTCTCGCGTATCTCTGATATCGTGAGCTCGAAAGTCAAACGTATTGCTATTGGCAATCCGGATAGTGTTCCAGCTGGGCGATATGCTCGAGCTTTACTTATAGATGAAGATCTGTGGGACCGTGTGTCTCCTAAATTAATTTTTACGCAGAATGTGCGTCAGTGTCTTGATTACGTTGCTCGTGGAGAAGTGGATCTGGCGTTCGTGTATGTGACCGATATTCGGATACCGCGAGACGGTGTGAATGGATTATTGACTTTGGGTTCACCATCCACAATAGTGTATCCACTCGGCGTTGTGAATAGCACGAAACACTTGAAAGAGAGTCAACGCTTCTTGGAATTCCTTAAAACGACTAAAGTTACAAGCATCCTCGAGTCACTTGGGTTCGTAAAGGTTTTAGGGCCATGA
- the crcB gene encoding fluoride efflux transporter CrcB has product MFTKLVAIGLGAVGGAWIRWVLGLIFNATLKNVPLGTFLANLVGGFLIGVAVEFFSHNTQLSPEWKLLAITGFLGSLTTFSTFSIESVQLIQSGRVGWAVILIGIHVFGSILMTVLGLSLCKSFMT; this is encoded by the coding sequence GTGTTCACGAAACTTGTTGCGATTGGACTGGGTGCCGTCGGAGGCGCCTGGATCCGATGGGTTTTAGGGCTTATCTTTAACGCCACACTTAAAAACGTTCCATTGGGAACTTTCTTAGCCAACTTGGTTGGAGGTTTTTTGATTGGCGTGGCTGTTGAGTTTTTTTCTCATAACACTCAGTTGTCACCAGAATGGAAGTTGTTGGCCATTACTGGTTTCCTGGGTAGCCTGACTACGTTTTCTACTTTCTCGATTGAGTCAGTGCAGCTTATTCAAAGTGGTCGAGTAGGTTGGGCTGTAATCCTGATCGGCATTCATGTTTTTGGATCAATTCTAATGACTGTGCTGGGCCTGAGTTTGTGTAAATCCTTTATGACTTAG
- a CDS encoding NAD(P)/FAD-dependent oxidoreductase: MPEHSNAVDAIIIGAGFSGLYQLHTLRDQLNLSTIVLEAGADLGGTWFWNRYPGARCDSESHSYCYMFSEEIYKEWNWSERYPGPQEIRSYLGFVAQKLKLRSHIKFNTLVSSAHFIEEANQWELTTKGGDTYRATYLITGIGCISSANIPNIPGLKDFKGEWYHTGNWPHEEVSFKNKRIGQIGTGCTGIQAAPIIAETAGHLHIFQRTPNYSVPARNAPLTDEWKQSINKKFEEIKQIIQSTPNGHPFRISTTNVFEHSEDERQAAYEKAWEKGGLQFRATYQDLTINKEANDTAAEFLKKKIRMVVQDEETAAALSTIDYPYAGKRPPIDTNYFETFNKDNVSLVNLKKESIVKISEDGIQTTKRHIPLDMIVFATGYDAITGKFFEMDIRGRNGLSLKEAWREGPKTYLGLQTPGFPNLFTITGPGSPSVLCNMPVAIEQHVEWITQCVEYMRRHEIDTCEASQEAANEWVEHVNGAANATLLVTVPHSWYLGANVDGKPRIFMPYAGGMTRYRVLCEDVVENQYAGFIMTSKTALNRSTNNPNNYNFDAAKKITTPGI, translated from the coding sequence ATGCCAGAGCACAGTAACGCAGTCGATGCCATTATTATCGGCGCAGGATTCTCAGGACTGTATCAATTACATACCCTTCGAGATCAACTAAACCTTAGCACGATAGTATTAGAGGCCGGCGCAGATCTAGGGGGTACCTGGTTTTGGAATCGCTACCCTGGGGCGCGCTGTGATTCAGAGAGCCATTCCTATTGCTATATGTTTTCTGAAGAAATTTATAAAGAGTGGAATTGGTCAGAACGCTATCCGGGCCCTCAGGAAATTCGTAGCTATCTTGGTTTCGTTGCCCAAAAACTCAAGCTCAGAAGTCATATTAAGTTCAACACCCTTGTCAGCAGTGCGCACTTCATCGAAGAAGCGAATCAATGGGAGCTAACAACTAAAGGTGGAGACACCTACCGAGCGACCTATTTAATTACTGGAATTGGCTGCATTTCTTCTGCAAATATTCCAAATATCCCTGGCCTGAAAGATTTCAAAGGCGAGTGGTATCACACTGGTAATTGGCCACACGAGGAAGTCTCATTTAAAAATAAACGAATTGGGCAAATTGGAACTGGTTGTACCGGGATACAAGCCGCTCCCATAATCGCAGAAACTGCTGGCCATCTTCACATCTTTCAACGAACACCAAACTATAGTGTTCCGGCTCGCAACGCGCCACTCACTGATGAATGGAAGCAGAGTATCAATAAAAAATTTGAAGAAATCAAACAAATTATCCAATCGACTCCAAATGGACACCCATTTCGGATCTCAACAACCAACGTGTTTGAACATTCAGAGGATGAAAGACAAGCAGCCTATGAAAAAGCTTGGGAAAAGGGTGGTCTTCAATTTAGAGCGACCTATCAGGATCTAACGATAAACAAAGAGGCGAATGACACCGCAGCTGAATTTCTGAAGAAAAAAATTAGAATGGTAGTACAAGATGAAGAGACGGCCGCAGCACTTTCTACTATTGATTATCCCTATGCCGGGAAACGCCCACCTATCGATACAAACTATTTTGAAACATTTAATAAAGATAATGTGTCACTTGTTAATCTAAAGAAAGAAAGCATCGTCAAAATTTCAGAGGATGGAATACAAACTACGAAGCGACATATCCCGTTAGATATGATTGTCTTTGCGACAGGATATGATGCCATCACTGGAAAATTCTTTGAAATGGACATCAGAGGACGAAATGGACTCTCATTAAAAGAAGCCTGGAGAGAAGGACCTAAAACCTATCTGGGCTTGCAAACACCAGGCTTTCCTAACCTCTTCACCATCACTGGACCAGGAAGCCCATCCGTATTGTGTAATATGCCTGTAGCTATCGAACAGCACGTCGAATGGATTACTCAATGCGTTGAATATATGAGACGTCATGAGATTGATACGTGCGAGGCAAGTCAGGAGGCTGCTAACGAATGGGTGGAACATGTAAATGGGGCTGCGAATGCCACGCTACTAGTTACCGTCCCGCATTCTTGGTACTTAGGTGCAAACGTCGATGGTAAACCTCGTATATTTATGCCGTATGCAGGCGGCATGACGCGATACAGGGTGTTATGCGAGGATGTCGTTGAAAATCAGTATGCCGGCTTCATTATGACCTCTAAAACCGCCTTAAATCGTTCTACAAACAACCCAAACAATTATAATTTTGATGCAGCTAAAAAAATTACGACACCGGGCATTTGA
- a CDS encoding NAD(P)H-hydrate dehydratase, with translation MHTVPVYQTEQIRQIEKYLFSLDPKHGLMESAGKTVADVAIQVAPNHARSALVIAGPGNNGGDAYVTARYLKNANFNVSVLAPLNANLNSPIATSSQKKWESSGGTIQSTINNEDSFDLVIDGLFGIGLTRNLSGKLEELIAHINGLQATIISIDIPSGLNPDTGSVMGCCIKAQHTVTFLGYKVGLHTGLGPDYSGTIHFSDLNMGLVPTLDNHGFLIGNEVLNNVLTTRKKSSHKGTHGQLVIIGGSKGLVGASILSGRAAIKLGAGRVLVGFVDASAPTMDWMQPELMMRNASDLIQLDNTSCIAIGPGLGTEKVAYDILSQVLILPIPIVLDADALNLIAQRPGLAALINKRNNSTVLTPHPGEASRLLHCSIKEIQADRVQATLTLANKFNAEVVLKGVGSVCAFPDGNWFINTTGNPGMASAGMGDVLTGIIGAFVAQGAYSHTALLAAVHLHGLAADKLLNDGCGPIGMTASETIDAARMILNKQKQSNATHYLYTGQRHKI, from the coding sequence ATGCATACGGTACCCGTCTACCAGACTGAGCAGATACGACAGATTGAAAAGTACTTATTTTCGCTCGATCCGAAACATGGCCTAATGGAGTCAGCAGGAAAAACCGTCGCTGACGTTGCCATTCAAGTGGCACCAAATCACGCTCGGTCGGCTTTAGTCATAGCAGGGCCTGGAAATAATGGCGGTGATGCATACGTTACTGCTAGATATCTTAAAAACGCAAATTTCAATGTTTCGGTCCTCGCCCCGCTCAATGCGAATCTGAACTCTCCCATTGCGACTAGCTCACAAAAAAAATGGGAATCATCAGGTGGAACAATCCAAAGCACGATAAATAATGAAGATTCCTTTGATTTAGTGATTGATGGATTATTCGGTATTGGCTTAACACGCAATCTTTCTGGAAAACTCGAAGAGCTCATTGCTCATATTAACGGCCTGCAAGCCACAATCATCTCCATAGACATACCTTCTGGATTAAATCCGGATACAGGTAGCGTCATGGGTTGTTGCATCAAGGCACAACATACCGTCACCTTTCTTGGATATAAAGTTGGTTTGCATACAGGTCTCGGGCCAGATTATTCAGGCACTATCCATTTCAGTGATCTCAATATGGGGCTCGTTCCAACCCTCGATAACCATGGTTTCTTAATCGGAAATGAGGTCCTCAACAATGTTCTGACAACGAGAAAAAAATCATCCCATAAAGGTACACATGGTCAACTCGTTATTATTGGAGGAAGTAAAGGTTTAGTTGGCGCTTCGATACTATCAGGGCGCGCAGCTATTAAATTAGGTGCAGGGCGTGTTCTCGTTGGTTTCGTCGATGCATCAGCGCCCACGATGGATTGGATGCAGCCGGAACTCATGATGAGAAACGCTTCTGACCTCATTCAACTTGATAACACATCATGTATCGCCATCGGACCCGGTCTTGGCACTGAAAAGGTCGCGTACGATATTTTGTCACAGGTCTTGATCCTACCCATACCAATTGTATTGGATGCCGATGCGCTAAATCTTATTGCTCAGCGCCCCGGACTCGCAGCACTGATTAATAAAAGGAACAACTCCACTGTACTCACGCCACACCCAGGTGAAGCCTCTAGACTATTGCACTGTTCTATTAAGGAAATCCAAGCAGATAGAGTACAGGCAACACTAACCCTGGCAAATAAATTTAATGCAGAAGTGGTGCTTAAGGGCGTCGGTAGCGTGTGCGCGTTTCCCGATGGCAATTGGTTCATCAATACAACCGGGAACCCTGGAATGGCCAGTGCAGGCATGGGGGACGTCTTGACCGGTATTATCGGTGCGTTTGTGGCTCAAGGGGCCTATAGCCACACGGCTTTGTTAGCCGCAGTGCATCTGCACGGACTTGCTGCAGATAAATTATTAAACGATGGCTGTGGCCCAATTGGAATGACCGCCTCAGAAACAATTGATGCCGCAAGAATGATACTCAACAAACAAAAACAATCTAACGCTACACACTACTTATATACTGGTCAGCGACATAAAATCTAA
- the purL gene encoding phosphoribosylformylglycinamidine synthase, with the protein MPEIVFLRGRQAFSQFRFDKLLKQVQAIDPQIGEISAVFWHFVELNKQLSAEQVMQLDRILSYGPKESKLVDDIADFIVIPRLGSISPWASKATDIAKACGLLEVSRIERGVVWSFKTKRHQSVAQSTLTRIVPMVHDRMTETLLVDIHDAQKLFRHVQPQPLRTIPVLKEGRSALEDCDREMGLALSTDEIDYLQHNFELIGRDPTDVELMMFAQANSEHCRHKIFNASWIIDGQVQDYSLFGMIRETHRKTPKGTIVAYSDNSAIMEGTKVSSFRAMPDGRYGHVEDELKHTLMKVETHNHPTAISPFSGAATGSGGEIRDEGATGRGAKPKAGLVGFSVSHLRIPGESEPWEANGIGKPDRIASALDIMLEGPIGSAAFNNEFGRPNLCGYFRNYEQEIRGVVRGYHKPIMLAGGLGNITNQQSIKKLFQAGTLIVQLGGPGMLIGMGGGAASSMTTGQNSADLDFDSVQRGNPEIQRRCQEVIDRCWGLGRNNPILSIHDVGAGGLSNALPELVNDAHCGARIDLRRIPSEEAEMTPMQIWSNESQERYMLAVDPGSFEEFQKICERERCPFAVLGEATADGRLDVFDSHFGNKPVDIALSVILGKPPKMTRDVKRRKIEIKSERYQRIKLDEALTRVLSFPAVADKTFLISIGDRSVGGLCSRDQFVGPWQIPVSNVAVTAMGFDEYVGEAFAIGERAPVAVMDGPASGRMAVGEAITNIAAAKIDHLSNIKLSANWMAPAGFEGEDANLFDTVAAVGLELCPQLGISIPVGKDSMAMRTAWREGLQDKQVVSPVSLVISAFSPVSDIRRTLTPVLNPNLNTQLILIDLGGGKNRMGGSILHQVYLLEHGEVPDLDDAKILESFFKAIQELNEKNKILAYHDRSDGGVIVTLAECMFASHVGLTVDLDVGADHNRQLAALFSEELGAIIQINNKAELEVCSILDSHGLADYTKKIGCLNDKGTLEISSNGNPLLDEFGWLLQRRWSKTTFHMQSLRDNPECAKQEYDRILDTTDPGLHAHLTFDINDSSRSAAINIGVKPKIAILREQGVNGHIEMAAAFDRAGFSAIDVHMSDIISGRTSLSKFKGLAACGGFSYGDVLGAGEGWAKSILFNVRALDEFSEFFKREDSFALGVCNGCQMMSNLREIIPGAEHWPRFIKNNSEQFEARFVMTEITPSPSILFRDMVSSRIPVVTSHGEGRIEFETKQQSIQATSYVAMRYVDNHGEVSQQYPFNPNGSSDGATGFTSRDGRFTIMMPHPERVFRTAQNSWHPEDWNEDGAWMFMFRNARYWVN; encoded by the coding sequence ATGCCGGAAATCGTTTTTCTAAGAGGTCGTCAAGCGTTTTCTCAGTTCCGCTTCGATAAACTATTAAAACAAGTACAGGCTATCGATCCGCAAATCGGTGAGATCTCAGCAGTTTTTTGGCATTTCGTGGAGTTGAATAAACAACTTTCTGCGGAACAGGTCATGCAGCTCGATCGAATTCTCTCCTATGGGCCCAAAGAGTCAAAATTAGTAGACGATATTGCTGATTTTATTGTGATTCCTCGACTTGGCTCTATTTCCCCTTGGGCAAGTAAAGCAACAGATATTGCAAAAGCCTGTGGTCTTCTGGAAGTGTCACGAATAGAGCGTGGTGTAGTCTGGAGTTTCAAAACGAAGAGACATCAATCGGTTGCACAATCTACCCTGACGCGTATTGTGCCGATGGTTCACGATCGTATGACTGAAACTCTCCTTGTTGATATTCATGATGCGCAAAAACTTTTTAGACACGTTCAACCGCAGCCTCTTCGTACAATTCCTGTATTAAAAGAGGGCCGAAGTGCGCTTGAGGATTGTGACAGAGAGATGGGTTTAGCACTTTCTACGGATGAGATTGATTATCTCCAGCATAATTTTGAGCTAATTGGTCGAGATCCTACGGATGTTGAGTTAATGATGTTCGCTCAAGCGAACTCAGAGCATTGTAGACACAAGATTTTCAACGCTTCCTGGATAATCGATGGTCAGGTACAAGATTATTCGTTGTTTGGCATGATTCGAGAGACTCACCGGAAGACGCCAAAAGGCACTATCGTGGCTTATTCCGATAACTCTGCAATTATGGAAGGCACGAAGGTTAGCAGCTTCAGGGCTATGCCAGATGGTCGATATGGGCATGTGGAAGATGAACTGAAGCATACTTTAATGAAGGTGGAAACACATAACCACCCCACAGCTATCTCACCATTTTCGGGCGCGGCCACTGGTTCTGGTGGTGAAATTAGAGATGAAGGTGCTACGGGTAGGGGTGCGAAGCCTAAAGCGGGTCTTGTAGGCTTTAGTGTCTCTCACCTGAGAATACCGGGCGAGAGTGAACCCTGGGAGGCAAATGGGATAGGTAAACCGGATCGTATTGCCTCGGCATTAGATATCATGTTAGAAGGCCCTATTGGGAGTGCGGCGTTTAATAACGAGTTTGGACGACCCAATCTTTGTGGGTATTTTCGAAACTATGAGCAAGAAATAAGGGGGGTTGTTCGTGGATACCATAAGCCAATTATGTTGGCTGGTGGTTTGGGCAATATTACGAATCAGCAATCTATAAAGAAATTATTCCAAGCGGGTACGTTGATTGTTCAGCTTGGTGGTCCGGGTATGCTCATTGGTATGGGTGGAGGCGCTGCTTCCAGTATGACAACCGGACAGAATAGCGCTGATCTAGATTTTGACTCTGTTCAGAGGGGAAATCCAGAGATCCAAAGACGGTGTCAGGAGGTGATTGACCGGTGTTGGGGGTTAGGCCGGAATAATCCAATTTTGTCGATACATGACGTTGGAGCTGGTGGGCTCTCTAATGCTCTCCCTGAATTAGTAAATGACGCACATTGTGGCGCTCGTATTGACTTAAGGCGTATTCCATCTGAGGAAGCAGAAATGACGCCGATGCAGATATGGAGTAATGAATCGCAAGAGCGCTATATGTTGGCGGTTGATCCTGGAAGCTTTGAAGAGTTTCAAAAAATTTGTGAAAGAGAACGCTGTCCATTCGCGGTGCTCGGAGAGGCGACGGCAGACGGTCGTCTTGACGTATTTGATTCTCATTTTGGCAACAAACCTGTAGACATCGCGTTATCAGTTATCTTGGGTAAACCACCCAAGATGACGCGTGATGTTAAACGAAGAAAAATAGAGATAAAAAGCGAAAGATATCAGCGGATAAAGCTGGATGAAGCGCTTACTCGAGTGCTCTCATTTCCAGCTGTGGCGGATAAAACATTTCTAATTTCGATTGGTGACCGTTCGGTCGGAGGGCTTTGTTCTAGAGACCAGTTTGTAGGGCCTTGGCAAATTCCGGTCAGTAATGTTGCGGTTACAGCTATGGGATTCGATGAGTATGTCGGTGAGGCATTTGCAATTGGTGAACGTGCCCCGGTAGCGGTTATGGATGGGCCAGCCTCTGGAAGAATGGCAGTTGGTGAGGCGATCACAAACATAGCAGCTGCAAAGATTGACCATTTAAGTAATATTAAATTATCAGCAAATTGGATGGCGCCTGCCGGTTTTGAAGGCGAGGATGCTAACCTCTTTGATACTGTTGCGGCCGTCGGTTTGGAGCTTTGTCCTCAGCTTGGGATAAGCATCCCAGTGGGTAAGGATTCGATGGCAATGCGGACAGCTTGGCGAGAAGGACTACAAGATAAACAAGTCGTCTCTCCTGTTTCTTTGGTTATATCAGCCTTTTCACCTGTTTCCGATATTAGGAGAACATTAACGCCTGTCCTCAACCCGAATTTAAATACCCAATTGATTTTAATTGACTTGGGTGGTGGTAAAAATCGTATGGGGGGATCCATCTTGCATCAAGTGTATCTTTTGGAGCATGGAGAGGTGCCTGATCTTGATGATGCAAAAATTTTAGAGAGTTTCTTTAAGGCGATACAGGAGTTAAATGAGAAAAATAAAATTCTGGCTTACCATGATCGATCAGATGGGGGTGTGATTGTTACCTTAGCCGAGTGCATGTTTGCATCGCATGTGGGCTTAACTGTAGATTTAGACGTTGGTGCGGATCACAATAGACAACTTGCGGCACTTTTTAGTGAGGAGCTTGGAGCGATTATCCAAATAAATAATAAAGCCGAATTAGAGGTTTGTTCTATCTTGGACTCTCACGGACTAGCTGATTACACTAAAAAAATTGGATGCCTCAATGATAAAGGGACGTTAGAAATTTCGTCTAACGGGAATCCTTTACTAGATGAATTTGGCTGGTTACTTCAGCGTAGATGGTCTAAAACTACCTTTCATATGCAGTCACTGCGTGATAATCCGGAATGTGCTAAGCAAGAATATGATCGAATTTTGGACACTACTGATCCAGGTTTGCATGCGCATTTAACGTTTGATATCAATGATTCGTCTCGGTCTGCCGCTATTAACATAGGTGTTAAGCCAAAAATAGCCATTCTGCGGGAGCAAGGGGTCAATGGCCATATTGAAATGGCAGCGGCCTTTGATCGAGCGGGGTTTTCCGCGATTGATGTTCATATGAGTGATATTATTTCTGGCCGCACTTCTTTGTCTAAATTTAAGGGTTTAGCAGCTTGTGGAGGTTTCTCTTATGGGGACGTTCTCGGAGCTGGTGAAGGTTGGGCGAAATCGATTTTGTTTAATGTAAGAGCATTAGATGAATTCTCAGAATTTTTTAAACGGGAAGATAGTTTTGCGTTGGGAGTCTGTAATGGATGTCAAATGATGTCTAACCTTCGTGAAATCATCCCTGGTGCTGAACACTGGCCACGTTTTATTAAGAATAACTCTGAGCAATTTGAAGCTCGCTTTGTGATGACAGAAATTACGCCAAGCCCTTCAATTTTATTTAGAGATATGGTCAGTTCAAGAATTCCAGTTGTTACATCTCATGGAGAGGGTCGGATTGAATTTGAAACTAAGCAGCAAAGTATCCAAGCGACGTCTTATGTGGCCATGCGTTATGTTGATAACCACGGTGAGGTGTCCCAGCAGTATCCATTTAATCCAAACGGCTCGTCAGATGGAGCGACTGGCTTCACGTCTCGCGATGGCCGATTTACGATTATGATGCCCCACCCAGAGCGGGTATTTAGAACGGCTCAGAATTCCTGGCATCCAGAAGATTGGAACGAGGATGGAGCCTGGATGTTTATGTTCCGTAATGCAAGATATTGGGTTAACTGA
- a CDS encoding BolA family transcriptional regulator: protein MNTIDQIKQRLTSLQPTTIDIFDDSASHIGHAGVQATGGGHYELTIASPMFSGKVSVQRHRMIYDCLSDLIPGVIHALSIRAFAPED from the coding sequence ATGAATACGATCGACCAAATTAAGCAAAGGCTAACTTCATTACAACCGACCACAATCGATATTTTTGATGACTCAGCCTCACATATTGGGCACGCCGGCGTTCAGGCAACTGGCGGCGGACACTATGAATTAACTATCGCATCTCCCATGTTTTCCGGAAAAGTAAGCGTACAACGACATAGAATGATCTACGACTGTTTGTCAGATCTTATACCTGGAGTCATTCACGCTTTATCAATACGAGCCTTCGCACCTGAAGATTAA
- a CDS encoding septation protein A — protein MKFFFEIFPIIIFFVVFKSHGIMAATAAAIITTIAQTSWSWMRNKKIEKMMMINLGIIVILGGATLLLKDETFIKWKPTALYWTFAIVLSLSNLLFKKNLIQAMMASKMKMSDALWSKLNLTWAGFFLFMGFANLYVAFNFETNTWVNFKLFGGMGLLLIFALGQAFILAKHITPEDE, from the coding sequence GTGAAATTTTTCTTCGAAATATTCCCAATCATTATTTTCTTCGTTGTTTTTAAAAGCCACGGCATTATGGCCGCAACTGCTGCCGCAATCATAACGACCATTGCTCAAACAAGTTGGTCCTGGATGCGAAACAAGAAAATAGAGAAGATGATGATGATTAACCTGGGAATCATAGTAATTCTGGGTGGGGCAACTCTATTACTTAAAGACGAGACCTTTATTAAATGGAAACCCACGGCTCTTTATTGGACCTTTGCAATCGTACTCAGTCTTTCAAATCTGCTTTTTAAGAAAAATTTAATCCAGGCAATGATGGCTTCAAAAATGAAAATGTCCGACGCGCTTTGGAGTAAATTAAATCTTACTTGGGCGGGCTTCTTTTTGTTCATGGGCTTCGCGAACCTCTATGTAGCCTTTAACTTCGAGACGAATACGTGGGTTAACTTTAAATTGTTTGGAGGGATGGGATTACTTTTAATATTTGCATTAGGCCAAGCATTTATTTTAGCGAAACACATCACCCCAGAAGACGAATAA
- a CDS encoding carboxymuconolactone decarboxylase family protein, with the protein MTKNSLVNLVNYADATPEVRDIFDDIMSTRQSDYVNNIWRALASHPLLLKQFWGQMKEVMIKPSRLDPLTKELLYLAVSITNNCTYCINSHNAAARKKGLDDEILGELNAIVALANAGNRLTVGYQIPVDDMFQSNQVASKWKFKD; encoded by the coding sequence ATGACCAAAAACTCGTTAGTCAATCTAGTGAATTATGCAGATGCGACACCTGAAGTTCGAGATATTTTTGACGATATTATGAGCACGCGTCAATCTGACTATGTAAATAACATATGGAGAGCGTTAGCTTCACATCCATTATTGCTGAAACAGTTCTGGGGCCAAATGAAAGAGGTAATGATCAAACCATCTCGGTTGGACCCGCTGACTAAGGAGCTACTTTATCTAGCAGTCAGTATCACAAATAATTGCACTTACTGTATTAATAGCCACAATGCGGCAGCTCGTAAAAAAGGGCTTGATGATGAGATCCTTGGGGAGTTGAATGCAATCGTAGCGCTGGCTAACGCCGGAAATCGATTAACCGTGGGTTATCAAATTCCTGTGGATGATATGTTTCAATCAAATCAGGTGGCTTCAAAGTGGAAATTTAAAGACTAA